From Treponema sp. OMZ 787:
TTTTTTGTTGTCAAAGTATTCCAAGGGAATAAATAAGATGTTATATATAAATTGGCAAACTATAAAAATGATAAAGACTTCTTTCGATATAACTATAGGTGTTTTTAATACGGCAGAAACCGTTATATGCGATAAAACTGAAAGAAGCATTGCCGACATACCGAATAAAAAGATGATAAGATAGCGGCTGAGAACTATTTCTTTCCGGCTTACAGGCAAGGAATTTAATAGGATATCTTCGCCGATTCTAAAGCCTTCTATTCTTTCAATTTTTGTAGCAGCAGAAAAAATATGCATAGATACCACAAACGGAAAAAAGAATCCCAAAATACCGTATTTACTATTTCCCATAACCATAATGGGAGTTAGTATTATTATTGTGATAAGTATCACCATAAAAAACTTATTTTCTCTTGTTTTTCTAATATGTGTTAAAATCAATTGTCTCATAAAATTTCTCCTAACTGTTTATCGAATCTCCTATAAAAACTTAATTTGAAGCCTTTTCATAAAAAAACATGATGTCTTCTAAAGAAGGCTTTTCCATTATAAGGCTTGAAGGAAGACCTTGTTTTTCTTTTGTGAGGGCTTCAAAGCCTACTCCGGTTTTGCGTATTCCGATAAACTTACTTTCTATTCCTCCGTTTAGCTCATCAAGGCCGCCCCTTACCAAGGCGTACTCCGAAAAAACATCGTCCTTTCTCTTTGAAAAAACTATTTCTCCGTTTTTGATAAAGGTGATGTAGTCTGCAATGCGTTCCAAGTCGCTTGTAATATGGGTCGAAAAAAAGATGCTCGATTTTCCGTTTGCCCCGAATCTTTTTTGATTAGCTGCATGATGAGCTTAATCGTTGTGGTTTTTCC
This genomic window contains:
- a CDS encoding ATP-binding cassette domain-containing protein, whose product is MIDYILNIKDLNKDYKSFSLKNINLQIPKGTVMGFIGANGAGKTTTIKLIMQLIKKDSGQTENRASFFRPILQATWNALQTTSPLSKTEK
- a CDS encoding ABC-2 transporter permease, which codes for MRQLILTHIRKTRENKFFMVILITIIILTPIMVMGNSKYGILGFFFPFVVSMHIFSAATKIERIEGFRIGEDILLNSLPVSRKEIVLSRYLIIFLFGMSAMLLSVLSHITVSAVLKTPIVISKEVFIIFIVCQFIYNILFIPLEYFDNKKANTIKGILYGLTIYFVSKKNLSVPFDYIINLKGVAPALVFAGIIIFSIYYSIFLSIKIYEKKEF